The nucleotide sequence GTCACGCTGAACTTTGGTGACAAGCCCGAACCGCTATACGTCCCCTATGACGCGATCCGCACTTTCGTGGACCCGTCCGTCGAGTTCGGTCTCCGCTTCGAGACGCAGGAAATAGAAGAGGACGGGGAAGATCTGGAAGACGCCGCTCCCATGGCAGAGGACGTCACAGAAGACGAAGAACCACGCGAAGCCGAAGTCGTCAGCCTCGACAAGTTCCGAAAATAAGGAGCCCTTGCGCATCAACATTTGCGCTTGATCGCACGGACACATAGAAGCTGTCCCAAACCAGTTTGAGGAGAGCTTGCATGTCTGCAACCCGCACTGAATCCGACAGCTTCGGCCCGCTCGAGGTCCCTGCCGACAAGTATTGGGGCGCACAAACCCAACGCAGCATCATGAATTTTCCCATCGGTTGGGAAAAGCAGCCCGTGGCCATCGTGCGTGCGCTCGGCGTCATCAAGAAGGCCTGTGCGCAGGCCAATATCGAGCTTGGCAAGCTGGACGCGGAGCGCGGCGAAGCAATCGTGCAGGCTGCTGGCGAAGTGGTTGATGGCAAGCTCGACGACAACTTCCCGCTGGTCGTCTGGCAGACGGGATCCGGCACGCAATCGAACATGAACGCCAATGAAGTGATCGCGAACCGCGCAATCGAAATTCTGGGCGGCGAGATAGGGTCGAAAGATCCGGTCCACCCCAATGATCATTGCAACATGGGCCAGTCGTCCAACGATACTTTCCCAACCGCGATGCATATCGCCACGGCAATGACGGCGCGCGACGTTCTGCTGCCCGGTCTGGAAAAGCTGCACGCCGCGCTTCAGGCGAAGGTCAATGAATTCGACGGGATCATCAAGATCGGGCGTACACACACGCAAGATGCTACGCCTCTGACATTGAGCCAGGAGTTTTCAGGCTACACCCACCAGGTCGCTATGGGGATCGAGCGGGTCAAGGCTGCCCTGCCCCGCATCTACGAATTGGCACAAGGCGGCACAGCCGTCGGCACGGGGCTGAACACCTCGAAAGGCTGGGGCGAGAAGGTCGCGCAAAACATGGCAGAAATTACCGCTCTGCCGTTCGTGACCGCACCAAACAAGTTCGAGGCGCTTGCTGCGCATGATGCAATGGTCGAAATGTCGGGTGCGTTGAAGACCGTGGCCGCAAGCCTGTTCAAGATTGCCAATGACATCCGTCTGCTGGGCTCCGGCCCCCGCTGCGGTCTGGGGGAGTTGATCCTGCCGGAAAACGAGCCCGGTTCGTCGATCATGCCCGGCAAGGTCAACCCGACCCAGTGCGAGGCGCTGACGCAGGTCTGTGCACATGTCTTCGGCAACGACGCGGCTGTTGGTTTCGCGGGGAGCCAAGGGCATTTCGAGTTGAATGTCTACAAGCCGATGATGGCCTACAACGTTCTTCAGTCCATGCAACTTCTGGGCGATGCCTCGGCCGCATTCACAGATAACTGCGTCGTTGGCATCAGGGCGAACAAGGACCGGATCGAGAAACTGATGCGGGAGTCACTGATGCTGGTCACTGCTCTGGCCCCGACCATCGGCTACGACAACGCGACCACGGTCGCCAAAACCGCGCATAAGAACGGAACCACTTTGAAGGAAGAGGCGATTGCCCTAGGCTTCGTGGATGAGGCCACCTTCGATGAAGTCGTGCGTCCGGAAAACATGGTCGGGCCGAAGGACTAAGGCCTAAAGGGGCGGAGGCCGCTATGCGCTGGAAAGGTCGCAGAACCAGTTCGAACATCGAAGACCGTCGCGGACAACGCGGCGGAGGTGTCGGTCTGGCGGGCGGCGGACTTGGCCTGCTCGCCATTGTGCTGATGGGGGCATTTTTCGGGGTGGACATCTCGCCACTCCTGAACGGTACCAGCGACATGTCACAATCCTCCAAGCCCTCCGGCCCCAATGAGATCGACGACGCGGGCGAGGAATTCGTCGGCGTCGTTCTGGCGGATACCGAAGCAGTCTGGTCGGAAATCTTCGCCAATTCCGGCCTGGATTATGTGGATCCAACGCTGGTGCTTTACACCGGCGTTACCTCATCTGCCTGCGGCGGTGCACAATCGGCGATGGGGCCATTCTACTGTCCCAACGACCAGAAGGTCTATCTGGACATGGATTTCTTCCGGGTGATGGAACAGCAACTTGGTGCCGGGGGCGATTTCGCGAAAGCCTATGTTGTCGCGCATGAGATCGCTCACCACGTCCAGAATCAACTCGGAACCTTGAGCGAGGCCAATCAGGTTCGCGCACGCAGCTCAGACGTGGAATCAAACGCCTTGTCTGTCCGGATCGAATTGCAGGCCGACTGCTATGCCGGGGTCTGGGGACGCGCCGTAGACGAAAAATACGGGGCACTGGAAGGTGGCGACATTGACGAGGCATTGAACACCGCCGCGCGCATCGGCGACGACGCGTTGCAACAGGCCAGCCAAGGCGTCGTCGTGCCCGACAGCTTCACCCATGGCACGAGCGAGCAACGCCAGACGTGGTTCTATCGCGGCTACCAGTCAGGCGATCCCAACCAATGCGACACCTTCGGGGCGGATAGGCTGTGACGCGCAAAGTCGTCAGCCTGTCGAAAATCCGCAAGGCACGCGCCCGAAACGAGAAGCGCGCGACAGCCGATGCCAATGCGGTCAAATTCGGGCGCAGTAAAGCGAAGCGGGATTTGGACCACGCGCGCCAACGTCAATCCGAAGACCGGCTGGACGCGCATCGTAAAGACGACACGGAATGAACCGACGTCCCAAAAAGCACTCGCTATCGCTACGCGGCCACCAGACCAGCGTCACGTTGGAGGATGAATTCTGGACGGCGTTCAGGGACATCGCAAAAGAACAGGGGCAGCCCATCAACGCGCTTGCAGCACAGATCGACGCAAGCCGCGGCATGGATATGGGGCTGGCAACAGCGATCCGGCTGTTCGTGCTGGCCTATTTCCGCGATAAATGCGACTCCTTGTCGTCAGAGACGAGATAATAGACGAGCGACGCTTTGACGACCGCCATCGACCAGTTCCGCCTAACGGGGTTCACCCTGCCCTCCGATTTTCCGGTCACGCGCAAGCATGTGCGCCCACCGGAACGGCGCAGCGAGGAATATCTGAAGAATTACGACACACACACGTTATTCTACGATTGCGTGTATCAACCCACAAAGCGCAGGTATCTGTTCACGGCACCGCGCATGTTCAATTTATGGCCCGTTTTTCGCGATGCACTTCGGATCAACGGGCATCCAGCCCGCGTCCGGCGCAAGCGATTTCCGAAATATGAGCAGGCCGTCCTACTGGCCGATGAAGGCGAACTCCGCCTTTCGCTCGGTGGCACAGATCACCTGATCGAGACACGGCTTGACAGGTCAGACGACTTCGCGGGGCTGAACTGCATCGCCACGATGAACAAGAACAACCGGGTCGAGTGGATCACAGATTGGGCACGGTACTATGTGGCCAATCACCGGCTGCAAGGTGTCGTCATCTTCGACAATGGCTCCACCGATTACAACATCGACGATCTGCGGCAGGCCTTGGTATCGGTTGAGGGGCTTCAACGCGTGGCCGTCGTTTCAGCTGCCTTCCCTTATGGATCAAACGATCAGGGCACAGGATGGGAAATCCGCCCGAAATTCCTGCAACCCGCGCTGCTCAATCTTGCGCGGACGGAGATATTGTCCAAAGCCCGCGCTGTGTTGAATGTGGACATCGACGAACTGGTGATCGCGCGCGATGGCCGCTCTGTTTTCGACATCGCCGCCGGCCATCCAAACCTGCCTGTGAAGCTGCCGGGGCATTGGGCTTATCCTGCCGAGGGTACGGATGGGCCCGTGGGGCACGCCGCACACGTCTGGCGGGCTGATCCAAGCAAGCGATCCAACAAGAAATGGTGCGCAGTGCCCAGCGGTCTGATGAGCCGCATGGGCTGGTATGTGCATCACATTGGCGGTGAACTGTTCCGGTTCGCGAAAGAGCCGGAAGGGATGGAGGTCGTCCATTGTCGAGCGACCTCGACCGGTTGGAAGTCTACCGATGTGCGCTTTCGGCTACCGGGATCCATGCACAGGGACTTGGAACTTGAATCGATCATGGCACGAGACTTCAAGGCGACCACCTCATGACCCGAGAGCATTTTCAATGCACCCCGCTCCATGGCTATCGCATCCCGGATGACAGCGTGCTCCGTCGCGACCATGTGAGGCCGTTTGCCCGTCGCACCGAACATTACGAAAAACGCTATGACAGGCAGACACTTTACTATGACTGTGTCTATCTTGATGACACGCAGACTTATGTTTTCACGGCCCCTCGCTTCTTCAATCTTTGGGAACCGTTCCGAAGGGGCCTGATGGTCGATGACAAACCGGCAAGAAAGGTCCGGCGACAGGTCTTCGAAAAGGGAGAACAGATTGAGGTTAAAGCCACGAAAGGCACCTTAAGTCTACAATTTCTGGGAGTGGAGCATCCGGTTTCAGCCAGGGACAGCCTCGCTTCGCATTTCGACGGGCTGAACGCGCTGATGGCGGTGTCCAAGAACAACCGGCTGGACTGGATCGAGGATTGGGCGCGGTATCATATAGCTCAGCAGAATGTTCAGGCGATCACGATCATCGACAATGGGTCCACCGATTACGACGCCGAAGAGATTTTGGATCGTTTGGCGCTAATTGACGGTCTGAAGGCCGCCAATGTCTATTCTGCCCCCTTCCCCTACGGCCCGAATGATTCTCTGGAACGCGGCGAACACAGCCCGCGGTTTTTCCAAAGCTCGATGTTCAACTTGGCGCGTCGCGACGTCCTAGCAGGCAGTCGCGCAGTGCTGAGCGTAGATATCGACGAAATTGTCGTGTGTGACGGCGCAACCAGCGTGTTCGATCTCGCGGTCGAAAAGCCGAACCGCATGGTGAAGATCCATGGCGAATGGGCTTACCCCGCTCCCGATAGTCCGCTGCCAGCATCACAGGGCGCGCATCGCTGGCGATCCGACCCGGCGAAGCGTTGTCGCCAGAAGTGGTGCGCGACCCCCAACGGTTTCATGAGCCGGTTCGGTTTTGAGCCACACCGTGTCGGCGGGAAGATGGTGAAGCTGGTCAAGAAAACCGATCAGGCACACCTGATCCATTGCAGGGGAACATCCACGGGATGGAAGGACAAGCGCTTCGATATGCCCAAACTGAAACATGACCCGCAACTGGATGCGTTCATGGACGAACATTTTCCGGACAGGAGCCAATCATGACCATGGCCGCAACATCCGTCGTTTCCCTGACCGGCTTCATCCTGCCCGAGAGCGCTTCCTTGCGGCGTGACCATGTGCGTTCCGAAGACCGCAGAACCGAGCATTATCTGGAACGCTTCGACAGCACGACCTTGTTCTATGACTGCGTTTATCTGCAGGATGAAGGGGCCTATGTCTTTACGGCACCACGGTTTCTGAACCTGTGGAAACCCTTCACGGAGGGGCTGAAGATCGACGGACAGGCACCCAGACGCTTCAACCGGCGTACCTGGCTTAGATGTGAACAGGTCACGGTTCCCTCTGCGCGCGGTGAACTGACCCTCGACCTTGAAGGCAAAACCTATGCGCTGGCATCACGCACTGGCACGGCTGATGCCTTCGCCGGGCTGAACTGCCTGCTGGCGGTCAACAAGAACAACAAACTGAATTGGATTCGCGATTGGGCGGATTACTATGTCCGCGAACATGGGCTACAAGCCGTCGCGTTGTTCGATAACGGATCGACCGATTACACGCCCGAGGATATTGTCGAAACGCTGTCTGGCGTCAGCGGGCTTAGCGCCGTGCAAATCCATTCCGCCCCTTTCCCCTATGGTCCGACCGATCGTGGCGCACGCTTCGATGTCAGCCCCCGCTTCTTTCAATCGGCGATGCTGAACATCGCGCGCCGGGACGCGTTGTCGGCCGCACGCGCCGTGCTGAGTGTCGATATCGATGAGATAGTCCGCAAGCATGGGGATGCGTCGGTCTTTGATCTGGCCGCCAGACATCCGCTCGGTATGGTTACAGTGCACGGAAGCTGGGTATACCCGCCTGCCGATGTCGATGGCCCGGTGGACCAGGGCGTGCATGTCTACCGCCGTGTGCCCGACCGTAAGTGCAACCGCAAATGGTGTATGACGCCGGATGGTCTTATGAGTCGCTTTGGCTGGGCGGTTCACCAGATCGGTGGTGTTGCGCAGAACCTGTTTACCAACACCAGCAAAGTATCGCTCCTCCACTGCAAAGGCACTTCAACCGGATGGAAAAAAAAGCGGTTCGATATGCCCGAGAAGATCAAGAAAGATCCCGATCTCGTGGACTTCATGGCGAAAAACTTTCCCCTAGCCGAGGGCACCGAGTGAAGGGAAGGTTTCCAGAAGCCACCACGAAAAGCGCGTAAACGCACCAGTCGTCAGCGCCAGCCCGACAACGACCAACAGCGCCCCCATCATGCGCTCGATCAACCGCATATGCCGCTTGATCCGCTTCATCAGCCCCATCGCGCGATTCATGTAAAGCGCGACCAGTATGAAGGGTATGCCCAGCCCCGCCGCGTAGATCGCCAGCAGAAGGGTACCGCGCGTGATCGACGCTTCTGTCGCGGCAATGGACAGGATCGCGCCAAGCTGCGGCCCGATACAGGGTGTCCAGCCAAACGCGAAGGCGAGCCCCAGCACATAGGCACCAAGCGCCGACCCCCCCCGATCACCCGCATCAAGCCGCGCCTCGCGATCCAGGATCGGGATGCGGAACACGCCCAGGAAATGCAGTCCGAACACCAGAACGACGATCCCCGCGATCCTGGCAAACAGAACCTGGTTTTGCAGGAAAAATGCGCCGAAGACAGAGGCGGTGAACCCGAGAAACAGGAAGACCGTAGACAAGCCCAACACAAAGAACAGCGCCGGTAGCAGTGCGCTTTTACCTGGTGTTTCGTTCGAGCCCTGCATTTCGGCCACGGAGATGCCGCTCATATAGGCAAGATAGGGCGGAACGACGGGCAGCACGCAAGGCGACAGAAACGACAACATACCTGCGGCCAGCGCCACCAGCATGGACGGGATCAAGCCCGCATCAATGATCTCGAATCCGAACATGATGTCGGTTTAGCCCATCTTGCATGCAGCGTCATGGAGCGGATACTCACATTCACGTGCCATGATGTCAGGGGAATAAATGAACGCCGAATTCGAGATTGACGCAGTTGGCCTGCTCTGCCCGCTGCCCGTTCTGAAGTTGCGCAAAAGGCTGCAATCAGTGCCTGTTGGCACGACCCTTTGCCTGATCTCCGACGATCCGGCAGCCATAATCGACGTACCCCATTTCTGTGCAGAGAGTGGGAACGAACTGGCCGCGCAGGAGAGTTCCGGCGCGGCCCAGCGTTTTTTTGTCACGAAGCGTTAGCTACCAAAGGACCACCAGCCGCGTCGCTTCTGGCGCGCCGATTCTTTCGGCTCCTCGGTCTCCGACTCGTCAGTGGCCTTCGGTTCATCATCGCCGGAATGCGCCGTAGTTACGATCCGCATGGCCTCCAGAATACCACCCGAACGCGAGCTTTCTTCCGACTGCGCGGACGTTTCGTCCTGCGTGGGCTGTTCCTCTGTCAACGGCTTGGCCGAAACGGTTTCCGCATCGTCTTTTGCCGTTGCCGGTTCCTCGGCGGGTCGCTCCGTTTCCGGCGCTTCCACAGGCCGGGGATCGTGGTTTTCGGCCACCACTGGCTTCGCTGCCACTTCGTCCGACTGCTTGTTCGCTTCGACCGCTACAGCCGCATCCTCAGCCTTCTTGCGAGGCTTGCGTGTACGACGCCGCTTCTTCGGAGCGTCCGGTTCACCTTCCGCGACGGGCGCATCAGTATTGTCGACTGGCGCGTCCGTCTTCACAGGTTTGCCTTCAACCTTTTCCTCTGCATCTGGTTTCGATGTATCCGCGTCGGGTTCAGACGTGGCCTGATCCGTTGAAGCGTCGCTGCTTTCATTGCCGTTGTCTGATCCACCGCGACGGCGGCGACGGCGACGGCGGCGTTTCTTGGATTTGCCCTGATCTTCGCCATTGTCAGTGTTCGACGTTTCCGATGGCTCCTCGGGTTCCTCTGGCGCTTCCGGCAACGCAGCCATATCTACCGACACGACGGGTTCAGCCACCGCCTCCACTGCCCGTGTCGCGGTCTTAAAGCGATCAATGGTGAAGTCTGGG is from Qingshengfaniella alkalisoli and encodes:
- the fumC gene encoding class II fumarate hydratase, with the protein product MSATRTESDSFGPLEVPADKYWGAQTQRSIMNFPIGWEKQPVAIVRALGVIKKACAQANIELGKLDAERGEAIVQAAGEVVDGKLDDNFPLVVWQTGSGTQSNMNANEVIANRAIEILGGEIGSKDPVHPNDHCNMGQSSNDTFPTAMHIATAMTARDVLLPGLEKLHAALQAKVNEFDGIIKIGRTHTQDATPLTLSQEFSGYTHQVAMGIERVKAALPRIYELAQGGTAVGTGLNTSKGWGEKVAQNMAEITALPFVTAPNKFEALAAHDAMVEMSGALKTVAASLFKIANDIRLLGSGPRCGLGELILPENEPGSSIMPGKVNPTQCEALTQVCAHVFGNDAAVGFAGSQGHFELNVYKPMMAYNVLQSMQLLGDASAAFTDNCVVGIRANKDRIEKLMRESLMLVTALAPTIGYDNATTVAKTAHKNGTTLKEEAIALGFVDEATFDEVVRPENMVGPKD
- a CDS encoding neutral zinc metallopeptidase — translated: MRWKGRRTSSNIEDRRGQRGGGVGLAGGGLGLLAIVLMGAFFGVDISPLLNGTSDMSQSSKPSGPNEIDDAGEEFVGVVLADTEAVWSEIFANSGLDYVDPTLVLYTGVTSSACGGAQSAMGPFYCPNDQKVYLDMDFFRVMEQQLGAGGDFAKAYVVAHEIAHHVQNQLGTLSEANQVRARSSDVESNALSVRIELQADCYAGVWGRAVDEKYGALEGGDIDEALNTAARIGDDALQQASQGVVVPDSFTHGTSEQRQTWFYRGYQSGDPNQCDTFGADRL
- a CDS encoding DUF4169 family protein, producing the protein MTRKVVSLSKIRKARARNEKRATADANAVKFGRSKAKRDLDHARQRQSEDRLDAHRKDDTE
- a CDS encoding ribbon-helix-helix domain-containing protein is translated as MNRRPKKHSLSLRGHQTSVTLEDEFWTAFRDIAKEQGQPINALAAQIDASRGMDMGLATAIRLFVLAYFRDKCDSLSSETR
- a CDS encoding cytochrome c biogenesis CcdA family protein, whose product is MFGFEIIDAGLIPSMLVALAAGMLSFLSPCVLPVVPPYLAYMSGISVAEMQGSNETPGKSALLPALFFVLGLSTVFLFLGFTASVFGAFFLQNQVLFARIAGIVVLVFGLHFLGVFRIPILDREARLDAGDRGGSALGAYVLGLAFAFGWTPCIGPQLGAILSIAATEASITRGTLLLAIYAAGLGIPFILVALYMNRAMGLMKRIKRHMRLIERMMGALLVVVGLALTTGAFTRFSWWLLETFPSLGALG
- a CDS encoding sulfurtransferase TusA family protein — its product is MNAEFEIDAVGLLCPLPVLKLRKRLQSVPVGTTLCLISDDPAAIIDVPHFCAESGNELAAQESSGAAQRFFVTKR